The window CAGTGCCGCGGCCCGCAGGTCGCCCAAGGCCCCGGACGGAGCCGAGTTCAGCGATGGCCGGGCGCCAACGCGTCTCGATGCGTCCCGCGGCCTGCTCGTGGTGCGCGTTCAGTACCGGTCCCACCACCGCGACGCCGATCGCCAGCAGCGCGGCCACGCCGACCAAGGCGATGAGCATCAACCTGGACCCGTTCAGACCACGCAGCGACAGCACACGATCGACGCTACCGATGCTCGAATCCCCCGCCCGCGGCACCACGCCGGATCCCGTGGTCGAGGTACCGGGAGGCCATGGCGTCCATGACCCGCCTGGCGCGCAGCCAATAGCGGTGTGGGCGGCCAAGACGAAGCCCTCGCCGAGGTGAGGGACCGTCGCTATTGCAGCCAGATCCCGTCGCGCATCACGACTCTCCCGCGCAGTTCCGGCTCGCCGCGCCAGGCGCGCACGGTCCTCGGGACCACGCGTACGTACAGGAAGGGACCCTCTTCCCCGCGGGGATCCCATCCGAACTTGTCGGCGAACGCCTCCGCCGCGTCGCCCGGCACCTCCTGGTCCGGGAAGCATTCGGCCTCACCCTGGAGGAGCACCACGTCGAAGGTGTCCGGTAGCGACAGGCGGACGCGCGGCTCTTCGCGTACGTTCCGCGCGGTCACGGAGGTGGCGCCGGTGCACATCCACACTGCTCGGCCGTCCCACGAGAACCACAGCGGCACCTGGTGGGGCCCGTGCTCAGGGTGAGCCGTCGACACCCATACATCCCGCTCGGTGGCGAGCCGCTCCTGAACGTCGCGTACTCGCTCCGCCGTCCGGCGACGACCGATTCCCGTGGTCTCCATGAGGAGCGACCCTAGCCAAGCAGGCGCACAGAGCGCCTGGGGCGCAGGACCTACTCCCAACGACCGATCACCCACTCGGCCTTCGTCCCGGGGCGCCCCACTTCGGTGCCCGGGTGGCGGGCGCGAATCGGCCAGGAGGCGACCGCTCCTCATCCGCCATGTCACAGATCGCCGGGCTGTCTTGTCTCAGGTGGTGAGGGCAGAGGCTTCCAACGGGAGGGTGATGGTCATGCGGGTGTTCGTGGCAGGTGGGAGTGGCGTACTGGGGCGGCGTCTGGTGCCGCGACTACGAGCGTCCGGACACCAGGTGACGGCCACGACCACGAGTTCGGCGAAGGTGGCACAGCTCGCGCAACTGGGCGCGGACGGCGTGGTGATGGACGGGTTGGACGCGGCATCGGTCGGTGAGGCCGTGGCGAAGGCCCGGCCGGACGTGATCGTGCACCAGATGACCGCGATCTCCATGGCGCATGCCGGCAAGCCCGACATCAAGCATCCGGACCGGTGGTTCGCCACCACCAACCGGCTGCGCACCGAGGGGACGGATCACCTGCTGGCGGCGGCCGAGGCGGCGGGTGTGTCCCACGTCGTCGCACAAGGCTACGCCTCCTGGAACGGCATCCGCGAGGGCGGCTGGGTGAAGACCGAACAGGACCCGCTGGACCTGCTCGAAGGGACGGCGGCGCACGTGGGGTTGAAGGCGCTGTGTCACGTCGAGGACGTCGTACTCAAGGCCGGCGGCGCAGTCCTGCGTTACGGCGCCTTCTACGGGCCCGGCGCCATCGACGACCAGGTCGAACTGGTCCGCAAACGGCAATATCCGCTGGTGGGGAGCGGCGCCGGCTACAGCTCGTGGGTGCATCTCGACGACGCGGCGAGCGCCACGGTCCTGGCCGTGGAGCAGAGGGCGAGGGGTGTGTTCAACGTCGTCGACGACGATCCGGCTCCGGCCCGCGAGTGGCTGCCTCACCTGGCGGCCTGCGCGGGGGCGAGGCGGCCGATACGTGTCCCGGTGTGGCTCGCCCGGTTGCTGGCCGGCGATCAGGCGGTGGTGATGATGACCGAAGG of the Streptomyces sp. 1222.5 genome contains:
- a CDS encoding pyridoxamine 5'-phosphate oxidase family protein, which codes for METTGIGRRRTAERVRDVQERLATERDVWVSTAHPEHGPHQVPLWFSWDGRAVWMCTGATSVTARNVREEPRVRLSLPDTFDVVLLQGEAECFPDQEVPGDAAEAFADKFGWDPRGEEGPFLYVRVVPRTVRAWRGEPELRGRVVMRDGIWLQ
- a CDS encoding NAD(P)-dependent oxidoreductase, with the protein product MRVFVAGGSGVLGRRLVPRLRASGHQVTATTTSSAKVAQLAQLGADGVVMDGLDAASVGEAVAKARPDVIVHQMTAISMAHAGKPDIKHPDRWFATTNRLRTEGTDHLLAAAEAAGVSHVVAQGYASWNGIREGGWVKTEQDPLDLLEGTAAHVGLKALCHVEDVVLKAGGAVLRYGAFYGPGAIDDQVELVRKRQYPLVGSGAGYSSWVHLDDAASATVLAVEQRARGVFNVVDDDPAPAREWLPHLAACAGARRPIRVPVWLARLLAGDQAVVMMTEGRGFSNAKAKRELGWQPRYPSWRQGFEEELA